One window of the Suricata suricatta isolate VVHF042 chromosome 7, meerkat_22Aug2017_6uvM2_HiC, whole genome shotgun sequence genome contains the following:
- the MRPL14 gene encoding 39S ribosomal protein L14, mitochondrial, which translates to MAFFAGLWGPFTRAGRALGQRSFSTTGSLSAIQKMTRVRVVDNSALGNTPYHRPPRCIHVYNKNGVGKVGDRILLAIKGQKKKALIVGHRMPGPRMSPRFDSNNVVLIEDNGNPVGTRIKTPIPTSLRKKEGEFSKVLAIAQNFV; encoded by the exons ATGGCTTTCTTtgctgggctctggggccccTTCACCCGTGCAGGCAGAGCCCTCGGCCAACGCAGTTTCAG cacCACCGGGAGCCTCAGTGCCATTCAGAAGATGACGCGCGTCCGTGTGGTGGACAACAGTGCCCTGGGGAACACCCCATACCACCGCCCGCCTCGTTGCATCCATGTCTATAACAAGAATGGGGTGGGCAAGGTGGGCGACCGGATACTGCTGGCTATCAAGGGGCAGAAGAAAAAGGCACTCATTGTGGGGCATCGCATGCCTGGTCCCCGGATGAGCCCCAGGTTTGACTCTAACAATGTGGTCCTCATTGAGGACAATGGGAACCCTGTGGGGACCCGAATTAAGACACCCATCCCCACCAGCCTACGCAAGAAGGAAGGTGAATTTTCCAAAGTGCTGGCCATTGCTCAGAACTTTGTGTGA